The Hyphomicrobiales bacterium DNA window GACGGACCGTAACCGGTCTCGAAGAGGACGGGCCGGCCGCCGCGCCCGGGTCGTTCGACGCGATCGCGCAGGCGCCGCGCCTCCTCGAACGGCCAAGCCTTGCACTGTTCGGCCGCCTCTCGCTGCGCCTTCGTCACGTCGTTCGCCATCGCTCGAATTCTCTTGGAACGGCTGGTTCGGCACGCGGAGCGCAAGCCGTCGGCCATGTCTGTTCGCGGCAACCTATGCGGCTTCGACCCGCGACGCCAGCTCACCCTGATCGTGCCATCGCGCGGCGGCCGGGGATCGGGCGAACGCAAGTCCGTTGCATGGTGCGGCAAGGTCCTTAGGGATGGGGGCCGGCGCCGTCAATGCGGGTCGGGGACGGCGAGCGACAAGGTTGCCCGGGTTGACGAAATCTCCTAGACGTCACGGCAAGTGGCAGGGGGTTCCGCGGCCCTCCACGGGCGAGCAACCGCGGGAATACCGCCGGGGGCCTCGTGGGCTTCGTTTCCTTGCCGGCGCACACAACCAGCCGCATCGAGGACGGACCATGCCCTATGAACTCAGCACGCACGAGGCCCTGATCTACGTCATGGTGACGATGTCGGCCGTGGATCGGAACATGGGCGACGAGGAGTTGGCGCGCATCGGGTCGATCGTCAACGACCTGCCGGCCTTCCACGGCTTCGATGCCGACGGGCTCATCGCCATCGCACAGACCTGTGGCGAGCGGCTCTCGGCGGAATCCGGGCTCGACACGGTGCTCGCGAGCATCGCGCAAGCACTGCCCAAGCGGATGCACGAAACGGCCTATGCGCTGGCCGTCGAAGTTGCTGCCGCCGACCTCGAAATCCGCCAAGAGGAGCTTCGCTTCCTCGCGATGCTTCGCGACAGGCTCCATCTCGACAAGCTCATCGTTGCCGCGCTCGAGCGTGGCGCGCGCGCGCGGTATCAGACCGCATAGTCGGTGGCGGCGAACGGATGTGACCGGGCTGGCAAACGCACGAGACCGAAATGGCCGAGTACACGCTGCATTGCTTTGCCCAGTCGGGTAACGCCTACAAGGTGGCGCTGATGCTGGCGCTGACCGGTGCCGATTGGCAGGCTCGCTTTGTCGATTATTTCGGTGGCGAAACGCGCGGCGAGGCGTTCCGCAAGCTCAACCCGATGGGCGAAGTGCCGGTGCTCGAGCATGGCGAGCGCGTGCTGACCCAGTCGGGGGTGATGCTCGACTATCTCGCTGGCCAGACAGGACGCTTCGGGGCGCGCAGCGCCGACGAGGGACGGGAAATCCTGCGCTGGCTGCTGTGGGACAACCACAAGCTGACGAGCTACACCGCGACCTATCGCTTCCTCGGCCGGTTCGCGCCGGGCGCCTCGCCGGAGGTCATCGCCTTCTTCGGGCAGCGGGCTCGCACGGCCTGGGACGTGCTCGAGCAGCAGCTCGCGGGCCGCACCTTCCTGGTTGGCGAGCGCCCGACCATCGCCGACCTCTCGGCCTGCGGCTATCTCTATTTCGACGACGAGATCGGCGTCGACTGGGGCGAGTTCCCGAACGTGCTGGCGTGGCTCGAGCGGATCAGATCGCTCGAGGGCTGGCGTCATCCCTACGATCTGATGCCTGGCCAGCCGGTGGGGGCCACCTGAGAGGAGGTCCCGGCTTCCGCGCGATCAGGCAGCGTTGACGATGCGGCTCTGGATGTCGAGTACGGCCACCATGAAGGCGTGCTGATCCTCGATCGCCTCCTCGAACAGGGAAATGTAGCTCGGCGTGGTCGGCACGATGTCGCCGATGACATCGCCGTACTCGAAACGCAGGACCGCGTCGTGCTTGCGCGCGACCTTCTGCATGGCGATGTTGTCGGCAAGGCAGGTCACGTAAAGATGGGCTACGCCTCGGTTGCGGGCAGCCCGGATGACGCGGCCCATCAGTTCCGTGCCGATGCCATGACCGCGCCAAGCCGTTTCGACCGAGAATGCGCCCTCGGCCTCCTTGCCCCAGGCGATGCCGAGCTTGCGCAATTCGGCGACCGCACGCAGCTCGCCATCCTCGAAATAGCCGTAGGTCACGCCGGACGTATCACTGAGGCTCGCGGCGTACTCGCGCAAGAATGCATTGGAGACACTGTGGCCGAAGCGAAGGCGTCTACCCTCGAGGTCGAGCCGCAACAGATGTGCCTCGAAACGGGACTTCTCATGGGCCCAGAGCTTTCGGATGAAGCCGGAGCCGAAGGCGATCTCTGACATGTCGCGCCTCTTCATGTATGGCTGGCCGACGACGGTTGTGCGCTGCACATGAAACTAGTGACCAGATTGCTGCATTGCAATATGAGCAAGCGAGATGTCCGGATCGTGACGCAGGCAGCCAGACCAAAGGCATAGTTGTCATGCGTGGCCGGCAGGTGTCGTGTGGTGCCGGGGCGGAGCCGGCCGGGGTCGACGGACGATGAACGAGACGGTGCTCGAGAGTTATCGCCGGCTGGTGCGCGAGGGTCGGCTCGACCACGATCCAGCCCAGTTGCGTGCCGTCGAGGAGCTGCATCTGCTGGCTCGCCGCCTCGAGAGCCACGAGCGCTCGGGTGCCTCCTGGTTCTCCTCTCTGGCGCGGCGCCGCCCGGAGCCTCCCAAGGGGCTCTACATGTTCGGCGGGGTCGGTCGTGGCAAGACGATGCTGATGGACCTCTTCCATTCGAGGGTGCCGGTTGCCTCCAAGCAGCGTTGGCATTTCCATGCGTTCATGCGCGATGTGCACGAGCGCATAAGGGTGCGGCGCAGCACGTCGAACGGCGATCCGCTGGCGTTCGTCGGGGCGCAGATCGCCGAGCGCGGGCGGTTGCTCTGCCTCGACGAGTTCCAGGTCACGGACATTACCGACGCGATGCTGCTCGGTCGCTTGTTCGAAGCGCTGTTGGACAACGACGCCGTGATGGTGGCCACGTCGAATACGGCGCCGCGCGACCTTTATGAGAACGGCCTCAACAGGCAGCTCTTCCTGCCGTTCATCGAGCGGCTGGAGGCGAGCCTCGAGGTGCTCGAGCTCGATTCGCCGACCGACTACAGGTTGCGCAAGCTCGCCAGCGCGCCGCGCTACTTCAATCCGCTCGGAGCTCGAACGAGCGCACAGCTCCGCCAGGCGTGGCAGGGTCTCACGGGGGTCGAGCGGGGCGCGCCCGAGGTGTTGAAGGTCGCCGGGCGGGACGTCGTGGTGCCCGAGGCGCACGACGGTGTGGCGTTCATGCAGTTTGCCGACCTCTTCGAAAAGCCGCTCGGAGCGGGCGACTATCTCGCAATGGCGGCGCGATACCATACGATCATTCTCGACGGCGTGCCGCGCCTCGGGCCGGAGAGGCGCAACGAGGCGCGCCGCCTCATCACGTTCGTCGACGCCCTCTACGACAATGGCGTGCGGCTGGTCGTCGGGGCCGATGGGGAGCCGGACGAACTCTATCAGGCGGGCGATGGCGCCGACGCCTTCGCAAGAACCTCGTCGCGGCTCATCGAAATGCGCAGTGACAGCTATCTGGAGACCGAGCGGCGGGCCGGACGTGTCTCCTGAGACGATCCGGCCGGCGGCATGGCCGCCGGCCGTCACGCGGTGCACTTGCATGAAACCAGGCTGAAGGCCGGCGCCCGTGGGCGCCGGAAGGGTTCAGCTCGTTCAACGGCTGGGTTTGCCGCCGGTGCCACCGGTGCCGCTCTTGCCGCCGGTCTGCGGCGAAACGGGAGTCGGCTTTCCGGTTGGGCCACCCGTCGAAGCGGGTTTGGCTCCCGTCTGCGGTTTGGACGGGCCGGAGGGCGAACCTGGCTTGTTCATCTGAGGTGCTCCTGAAAGCAAGGCCGGGCGAAAATCGCCGGCCATGCGTAGAGCTGGGTGCGCGAGCCATGCAGCACCAGGGCACGACCCATGCGTGCATCGCGGATCGGATACGAAGGTTTCGCGCGAGTCGGGGCTCAAACGTGATTTGACCGTCCCCAGGCCGCCGCAATCTCGGTGTCCGTGCAACTCGAGACCCACTACAATGGTGTGATCCGGCGACGCCTTGAACGCGCCTGGCAATCGGGCTACTCCACGCGCTGAAGCACGGGGTCCGACGACGGAACCACCCAATCGTGCGAACCAAGGGGTGATAGCATGGCGCGGAAGCGGATCGCGTTGATCGGCGCGGGCATGATCGGCGGCACTCTGGCTCACCTCATCGCGCTCAAGGAGCTGGGTGACGTCATCCTGTTCGACATCGCCGAGGGCATGCCGAACGGAAAGGCGCTCGATCTTGCGGAATCGGCGCCCGTCGAAGGTTTCAACGTTTCGCTCGCCGGCACGAACAGCTACGCGGATCTCGCGGGCGCCGATGTCTGCATCGTTACCGCAGGCGTGCCGCGCAAGCCCGGCATGAGTCGCGACGACCTCCTCGAGATCAATCTCAAGGTGATGGACCAAGTCGGCGCCGGCATCCGCAAGTATGCCCCGGAGGCGTTCGTCATCTGCATCACCAATCCGCTCGATGCCATGGTCTGGGCGTTGCAGCGGGCCAGCGGCTGCCCCCGCGAGAAGGTGGTGGGGATGGCTGGCGTGCTGGATTCGGCACGGTTCCGCCACTTCCTCGCCGAGGAGTTGGGCGTCTCGGTGGAGGACGTCACGGCATTCGTGCTGGGCGGGCATGGCGATACGATGGTGCCGTTGACCCGCTATTCGGCGGTCGCCGGAATTCCTCTGCCCGATCTCGTCAAGATGGGCTGGATCACGGAGCGGCGGCTGGAAGAGATCGTCGATCGCACCCGCAACGGTGGCGCCGAGATCGTGCAATTGCTCAAGACCGGCTCGGCCTACTATGCGCCTGCATCCTCGGCGATCCAGATGGCCGAGAGCTACCTCAAGGATCAAAAGCGGGTGTTGCCGGCGGCCGCTTATCTGGACGGCCAGTTCGGCGTCAAGGGCCTCTATGTGGGAGTGCCGGTGGTGATCGGCGCCGGTGGTGTCGAGCGGATCGTCGAGATCGATCTCAACATGCGCGAGCGCTCCGCATTCCAGCACTCGGTGGAGGCGGTGAAGGGGCTGGTCGAGGCCTGTCAGCGTATCGCGCCAAATCTCGGGGCGTAGCGCCGGGTCGGCATGGTCGCCGCGCGAAAACGGCAGTAGACGCCAAGTCGGACGTGGTATACCAGATGCCAAGAGCGTCCTGACGCGACGGGAGGAGCGACGGTGAACATTCACGAGTATCAGGCCAAAGCCGTGCTCCGGTCGTTCGGCGTTGCGACCGGCGAGGGGCATCCGGCGTTCACGCCGGATGAGGCGGTCGAAGCGGCGCGCAAGCTGGCCGGGCCGGTCTATGTGGTCAAGGCGCAGATCCACGCCGGCGGGCGTGGCAAGGGCCGGTTCAAGGAGACGGCAGCCGGCGACAAGGGCGGTGTGCGCGTCGTGCGCTCCGTGGAAGACGTCCGCCGGGCCGCCGAGGAAATGCTCGGGCATACGCTGGTCACGCACCAGACGGGACCCGACGGTCGCAAGGTGCAGCGGCTCTACATCGAACAGGGCTCGGCGATCGCACGCGAACTCTATCTCTCGGTGCTGGTCGACCGGGTGACCTCGCGCGTCGCGTTCATCTCCTCCACCGAGGGCGGCATGGACATCGAGAAGGTGGCGCACGAAACGCCCGAAAAGATCCACACCATGACGGTCGATCCGGCAACCGGGATCATGCCGTTCCATGGGCGGCAGATCGCCTTCGCGCTCGGTCTCGAAGGCGACCAAGTCAAGCAGTGCGGGCGCCTTATCGGCAACCTCTACCGCGCTTTCACCGAAACGGACATGTCGCTGCTGGAGATCAACCCGCTGATCGTCACCGAGGCCGGTGATCTCCTCTGCCTCGATGCCAAGGTGAACTTCGATTCCAACTCGCTGCACCGTCACAAGGACATCGTCGGACTGCGCGACAAGGCCGAAGAAGATCCGACCGAACTGGCGGCATCGGAG harbors:
- the sucC gene encoding ADP-forming succinate--CoA ligase subunit beta, whose product is MNIHEYQAKAVLRSFGVATGEGHPAFTPDEAVEAARKLAGPVYVVKAQIHAGGRGKGRFKETAAGDKGGVRVVRSVEDVRRAAEEMLGHTLVTHQTGPDGRKVQRLYIEQGSAIARELYLSVLVDRVTSRVAFISSTEGGMDIEKVAHETPEKIHTMTVDPATGIMPFHGRQIAFALGLEGDQVKQCGRLIGNLYRAFTETDMSLLEINPLIVTEAGDLLCLDAKVNFDSNSLHRHKDIVGLRDKAEEDPTELAASEFDLNYIKLDGKIGCMVNGAGLAMATMDIIKLYGSEPANFLDVGGGANKTQVMNAFKIILSDPNVEGILVNIFGGIMRCDIIAEGIIAAAKEMAISVPLVVRLEGTNVELGKRILNESGLAIIAADNLNDAAQKIVAQIKAG
- a CDS encoding GNAT family N-acetyltransferase, with protein sequence MSEIAFGSGFIRKLWAHEKSRFEAHLLRLDLEGRRLRFGHSVSNAFLREYAASLSDTSGVTYGYFEDGELRAVAELRKLGIAWGKEAEGAFSVETAWRGHGIGTELMGRVIRAARNRGVAHLYVTCLADNIAMQKVARKHDAVLRFEYGDVIGDIVPTTPSYISLFEEAIEDQHAFMVAVLDIQSRIVNAA
- the zapE gene encoding cell division protein ZapE, coding for MNETVLESYRRLVREGRLDHDPAQLRAVEELHLLARRLESHERSGASWFSSLARRRPEPPKGLYMFGGVGRGKTMLMDLFHSRVPVASKQRWHFHAFMRDVHERIRVRRSTSNGDPLAFVGAQIAERGRLLCLDEFQVTDITDAMLLGRLFEALLDNDAVMVATSNTAPRDLYENGLNRQLFLPFIERLEASLEVLELDSPTDYRLRKLASAPRYFNPLGARTSAQLRQAWQGLTGVERGAPEVLKVAGRDVVVPEAHDGVAFMQFADLFEKPLGAGDYLAMAARYHTIILDGVPRLGPERRNEARRLITFVDALYDNGVRLVVGADGEPDELYQAGDGADAFARTSSRLIEMRSDSYLETERRAGRVS
- a CDS encoding glutathione S-transferase codes for the protein MAEYTLHCFAQSGNAYKVALMLALTGADWQARFVDYFGGETRGEAFRKLNPMGEVPVLEHGERVLTQSGVMLDYLAGQTGRFGARSADEGREILRWLLWDNHKLTSYTATYRFLGRFAPGASPEVIAFFGQRARTAWDVLEQQLAGRTFLVGERPTIADLSACGYLYFDDEIGVDWGEFPNVLAWLERIRSLEGWRHPYDLMPGQPVGAT
- the mdh gene encoding malate dehydrogenase gives rise to the protein MARKRIALIGAGMIGGTLAHLIALKELGDVILFDIAEGMPNGKALDLAESAPVEGFNVSLAGTNSYADLAGADVCIVTAGVPRKPGMSRDDLLEINLKVMDQVGAGIRKYAPEAFVICITNPLDAMVWALQRASGCPREKVVGMAGVLDSARFRHFLAEELGVSVEDVTAFVLGGHGDTMVPLTRYSAVAGIPLPDLVKMGWITERRLEEIVDRTRNGGAEIVQLLKTGSAYYAPASSAIQMAESYLKDQKRVLPAAAYLDGQFGVKGLYVGVPVVIGAGGVERIVEIDLNMRERSAFQHSVEAVKGLVEACQRIAPNLGA